The Acidithiobacillus thiooxidans ATCC 19377 DNA window AAGTAGGCCTTTATCATGCGTAATGATGAGGCGGCGTTCCAATTCAGGAAGATGCTGAAAAATCCATGCCGCTTTGTCGGCATAGGCAAACGCAATGCCGGTAGGTGGCTTGGTGGCAATCCAGACCTCAAAACCCAGGTCGATGACACTCCGCACGGCTTCCAGAGCCCCATCGATAGGCGGCATAGCCAGATAGGCCCCAGGCTGGCGTTTAATTTCTGCCGCCGTCAAACCGGAGGACTGCATATAGGCCGCAAAATCGACAATCACCCCATCCATATCCACAAAAACACGTCGAGCCATACACCCTCCTTCAGGACATCAACCGCCATGGCGCCGATAAAAAACCGGGCGCTAATCTGCCAGAACAGGCCGGTCAGATGGAATGTTTTCCAGATCCTCTTCCCGACACAAAACACAAAGATCATTCGGGTCATCGACCATCTTCACGACCAAAGCACCGCTGAATGTCCTTCCCACATAAGTTACCCGCTGATGCGTTTCTATAGACCATAACGGCTCTTTTAAGTTAACCATGATAATTCCTCTTTATCAGCATTCGGCGTATTAACAGACTCATATTAACATGACCACCACATCACTATCGGCGCACACCTTTTACGCCAGAAAGCCTTAGTTCACGGCGGATAAACACCCGTAACCACGCGTCGGAACTGCCTTACTTGGACACGCCTTTCTGCCTCGTACACAAATCTGTTCAATGGTTCACCCCTCAATGTGGCCTGTACGGTTAGATATTCTATAACCGCACGGGACGTCCAAAATGCCGCTTCAGCGCCATAATCCAATAACGCCCGAATAGCAATATCTGCAGGAAAAATAAGGGTGCTGTCGCCCTGGTCCTTTTCATCACGAAGACGCAATGCCGTCTGATAAGCCTGCCTAAGGGCTTTTAGGGAGATCTGTCCACAGGCGTTCCACTCGGCAACATCCAGCAGTTCGAGATATTCCGGATCCTGTAACACACGCCGGGCCGACCAGACGGCAAAGAGCCGCCATTCCCGCTCATATCGTGGTTCGGCCCGGCAACAAAAAAGTGTATCATCCAGCCCCAAAATTTCGAGAATGGTGGCAAAAGGTAACGGCTCGCTATCCAGCTTCTTTTTGTTTAGGCCTTCCAGCAAAAGAATCATCAAAGTGGAACGGCGCCCGAGAAGTCCGTTGAGGCGCTTGGTGGTCGTGGTCAGCATATGACCTCCCGCGATACCTGTTCTGCTAATTTCGCCATAGCCTTTTTCGCATGGGCCAAATTGATAACAGGGATGCCCCAAAGGTCCGCCAACGCAATCGCTTGTCCGGTACCGCCGGTAGCGCGTGAACGGGTCGCTGCATTTTCGCAACCATCAGGCGTCCAGCACACCACAAAATCCACCGGAGAACGCAAATCGGCACCCAGCACTTGATGGCTATTCCGCGCCATCAGGGATTGCGCGGAGGCTTTGAGTTTACCCCAGGCCGGATGCCCGACTTCTGCCACGCGAAAAGCCTCACTGCTCGGCAAGGTCACACAATGGCGACCTTGCAACTGGCGGAATCCCGGCCAGGGGAGATAGATTTCCTTTCTACCGAAGCATCCCTGCTCAAACGCGGAATCGGCCCCTTCTGCTCCGCCGGAAAGCAGCGTATATCCCAATTCGGAAAGCCGGTGTGCGATTTTCTGCATTTGGGCCAACACGTGTTTCGGCGTATGGCGGGAACCAATTCCTGCGTAACGCAAGGTCCTCGCGGTCCGATGGCGAAGCTGCGCCTGCACACCGGCATCCAGTGCGGCGGCTATCACTTCTGCATGGCAGGGAGCGGGCGCACAATGACAGGCAAGCGCCTGGCCGGGCTGAATACTCAGCAGGGCCGTAGCAACCACCGGATCACGCTCGGCAATGCGGGCGGCAAGCCAAGCACGGTACCGCTCAATGACCGCTTCCCGCTCGCCATCAGGACCGATGGCATACGGATTGCCCAGGGGGGATAGGCGGCCAGAAGAGGACCGACCCACATAGAAGGCCTGCCGACAATCGTGCGTTTCCACGTTCAAAATGGCATGCGGCATCCTAGGCATACCGCGAGCCTTTTTGTCCCGGCGCATTACTGCCTGTGCAATCCAGGTGGTGATCCGTGGCTTTCGGGCAGCGTTTGTTTCCGCAGGTCGGGCAGACAAACATTCTGGTCATCGTTAAGCGAAAAAACGGCGTCTCCTTATCGCAATGCGCATCTTTCCAAGACTCAGCGCAACGATAGCAGCAAGTGGGCTCGCTCATGACAAATCCTCCTCGCGGTCAGTTTTTTGCAAGCGGATACGCTGTTTTTCCCAAAAACCGTTCTGATTAAGCCGCAACCAAACTGCCGCCTTTTCTTCAGGGGTCATGACAATCCATCTGCTCACTTCTTCAAAAGTTCTCCCACAAGCCTTACACACGTCATCCCCCAACGCGGTAGTGCAATAACCCAAACATGGAGAGTCCGGCTGTAGGCCATTCTCCCCTTGGGCGGTAAAGCAATCCGCAGAACCTTTAGCAGAGACCATGAGATTCGAGAGCGTCAATAATTTAATCATCAGTAAGCCCATTGAAAACAAAATGATCGGGATAAGTTTTCTGGTAATCGGTGAGCGTCTTCGCATCCACTTCCCGCGTGTATTCGATTTTGAAAACCTCTCCCTTTTCCAGCACGACCAGCATGGTAGGTTTCTTAAGAATCTTTTTAATCTGTTTGAGCTTGTCCGTTCGATTGACCAGGTTACTCACAAACCAATCCGCCGATGGCTTCAAGGTGGCCGGCTTGCCTGTGTCGGGGTCATTGAAAGTGCAGGTAATATCTGGCAAGGACTGAACATATTCATCCAACGCGCTGCGGTCTTCAGGAGAGAGATTGAACATTACAGGACCACCGCTGGCGTCATCTATTACGGTACCCAAACGCTGTTTGCCCAAATAGAGCGTAGCGTTGAATCCTTGGCCTTCCATGCCACGAAAGATTTTCAGGTTTTTGACATGATAAGTCGGGTCTGTTCATGCAGAATTTCTCCTTTCTGGGGCTGAAAGGTTTATTTTAACAGATAACAAAACGACACTTCCTCCTTATCATATCAAGGAATCGTGTTTGGTCCACTTCCTGCAGCATAGTAAAAACGCAAGACGCGTGCGTTGTATCAGTGTTCACCCGTGATGTCCATCATCGTTAGAAAAAGCGCGAAAAAAGCCGCTTTATAAAGACATTATAAGCAGACAAAAACCACATCCTACTCGTGATTGTAATACACAAGCACGAGAAATGATCGATGGTGAAAAACGGCAATCTTCACAAAGCAAAAAGCGAAAAGAACGACGAGTTTTATACTCAGTTGACGGACATTGAGAAAGAACTTAAACACTATAAGGATCAGTTCAAAGGAAAAATGGTTTTTTGCAATTGCGACGATCCCGGTTGGAGCAACTTCTGGGCGTTTTTCAGCCTGAATTTTAACCACTTCGGCCTGAAAAAGCTGATCTCTACGCAAAAATCACACCATTGCGCTGTAATGGCGATTTCCGTAGTGATGAAGCCATCAGTATTTTGTTGGAATCCGATATTGTAGTCACGAATCCGCCATTTTCTTTGTTTCGTGAATACATTGCGCAGTTGATGGAGTACAAGAAAGATTTGTTGGTAATAGGCAGTATGAACGCCATATCCTATAAAGAAATCTTCCCATTAATCAAACACAACGCATTATGGCTTGGAGTGACGACTGGTGCGCGAGCCTTTATTTTGCCAAAAAATGCACCAGAAAAATCCACGGATAAAATTATTGATGGAAAGCGTTGTACGGTATTGGGTAATACCTGCTGGTTTACAAACATTACCCATTCAAAACGTAATCAACCCATTGAGCTTTACCATACCTATCGTGGTCACGAAGAAAATTATCCAAGGTATGATAACTATGATGCCATTGAAGTGAGCAAGGTCAAAGATATACCTTGTGATTATGATGGTGCTATGGGTGTACCTATTACTTTTCTGGAAAAATGTTGTCCTGATCAGTTTGAAATTCTTGGTATAACGGCAGGACGAGATGAATTTGAATGCAGACCATCAAAAAGATATAAAAATCCAGTTCAACACAACGCAAACGGGTCAACATCGAACGGAAGTAAAGCAAACACACGATCAACCATACTTATTTATAGAACACCGTCTGGGACTTATTATACCGCTGACAATGCAGATTCAAAATTCTTGATAGTTTATGCAAGAATTTTGATAAAAACAAAACAAAGGAGTTAATCGCATGCAAATCGAACTCAAACTAATCAAAGTCCGTGAAATCACCAAAGACTACGCCGACCGTGGCGAAAATGGCGTCTTTGGCTTCTCCGGTAAACTAAACATCCGTCCACCCTAGCAGCGCGAGTTTATCTATAAAGACAAACAGCGTAACGCGGTCATTGATACGGTACGCAAAGGGTTCCCGTTGAACGTCATCTATTGGTCGGCCAATGCGGATAACCAAATTGAACGATAACCAAAAAACAAATAGCAAGGCTTGGATATGGTCGAGTAGAAAACAGGTAACGATCATCCTATTCGATGGTTTACACCGAATCTCACTCTGTATGGGTGACGCGCTCAATCCGAAGCAATCTTTGCTCAAGCTGAGCCGCCTTTTTGAGCAATTCCTCCCCAATATTCGCCAGCAGAAAGTTATCCGCCTTTCCCAGTTCCTGCAGGTCCTGTACAAACAAATTAGCCGATTGGGAAGCCTTCACGAGCCTTTCTGTATCCATTGCGTTCAGCATTTTTTACCTCCTTATCAAATAGTGGACAGAACCATTCCAACCCATGTTCATACCTTATCACGTGATGGCAGCCGGCTTTTCCTGAAATTTGCCGCACACTCTGGGTGCCATAGGAAAGCACGCCGCATAGCCATGATCCGGGTTGGTATCCGGCGGCAAGCCCTGGCGGTCGGGGACGGTTTTGCCCGTTTCTTCCACCCTCACCTGCCGGTTTTTGGTGTGCGCGCAAAAACCCAGACCACTCGGGGTAGAGCCAGGTTCAAAATGCTGGCAGTCCTCACAAAAGACTTTGCCGGTTTTGCGGAGTTCTTCTTTGGTCAGAAACAGTTGCATAATTTAAGTCCTTACAGCCGGCAGCGAATAGGTTTTGGAGGGTAAGACATCTTGCCGCGTTGTAACATTTTTTGCGATTTTCGTGATCTCGCTAGGGAACACACATCCACGCCGCATCCGCCCCTTTCGAATTGCCAGCTTCCTGATTCACCTGCACCCCATGTTGAGTCAGTCGATACGTCAGATAGGACTGAATTTTGGGATGAGATAACACGTCCGGATTCAGCACAGCATACACGTCCCCAATACATCGTGCGGAGATGGTAACCAACCCCGGGTGTCCCTCAGTCTTCAATCGGATTCCTATCGGCTGCGAAAAATGGTAGCTCTCTGCATCTACCAGCGCGGGATACTCTGCGACACGTGGGCGCAGGTCCACCAAAGCAGCGTCACAACGGACCCCATATAATAAACGATCCACGGTAATGCTTTCCCGACCACCAGAAATCACCATCTGCTCAAAGCCTGCATCGCGCAACAGCCGTGACCTCCAGTGGTGTACCGTTTCGTAGACGGAGGTTTCCACCGTATCCGCACCATACCAAACGCCAAAGGAACCATCGCTGTATCGGCTCACCGTCCAGTTTTTAAATGGAAACCAGATAGCAGCGAACCATTCCGCTTCCTCGAAGGGTCGGTTAATGGCCGGTGTCTGGGAAGTATAGTGGGGCGGCTTGGCAGCGGCTTCGTGCCGCTGTGCCACAGTCCAGTCTTCTGGGCTAACCGACAGATCGTTAAACAGGTCTTCCGATACCCGCAAACTGATGATATTGCGAATCAAGGTTTGGTGCGTGTCCGACAGGGTAAGACCGTCATAAAATGACTCCGCCACAATCATTCGCCCCTGGCATGATCCAGATAGGCTCGCACCATCAACAATCCGGTAAATCCCCACTCGCGGACCACTTCTACGGGAGTCCGATAATCGAACGCACGGTTACGGGTGGTCATCCACTGATAAGCCAAATCCCGGTCATGTGGAAACAGTAATCGCAGATTTTTATGGATAGCAAGTAAATGGCCCGCACGTTCAAGCAGATCCCTATTTGCGCCTAAGGGTTCCCCTTTGCGATACCGACTGAGGGCTGCGCGGTTCTCGGCCGCCAAGCCCAGTAAGGCAAGTTGCCCTTCATTGTCCACCATCCAGAGCTCAAAGGCCTTCATGAGCATCTTTGCCAAGACTATGCGATCGTGGATTTTGTTTTCCCTGTCTGAGATGACTGCAGTTTGCGTCATGAGTGGCCTCCTACATCATGAAACAACTATAACAAATAATGGTGCATCTGCAACCACCTTGGTCTTCTTAGGAGGCCCACACGTCAGCTACAGCAGTGCAGTAAGCTCTTATAACGTTAAACCGTGCGTAACAGCGAACGCCACCAGCCAGTCCGGGCGTTCCGGGACCGTATTTGGATGATGCCAGACGTTTCGGCATATTCCAGCCCTTACGCAGTACGGGCATACTCACAGCTGAACGTGCTGGGCAAAAAGCTCGTATTCCGCCTCCAGTCCGGCGGCGACAACGAATCTACGGTCCAGAACAACAACAAGGAATCCGATATCAATCTCTACAGCTTGGTGGGCATCGCCGAACAGAACGTCTTCAAGCCCATGTCCCTGCGCTCCAAATTCCAGAGCATATAAACAACGAGTTACAGACGCGCATATCGTGAAATTGGGATTTTTCGAGGTGCCCAGTCCTAAGTTATGGCACGGCCACTTCTCTGGTGCGCCGCATTACCACATGTTTGATCAATGGCTTGGCGGGACTCGGCACATTGGCCATACGAATCCTGGATTTGAAACTCCCAAATCCTAGAGTTTGAGCCAACCGGCCCACGCATTCATCCGCAAAAGAGGGGGTTGGCGCAGAATTTTCAAAGTCCAACACCACCACATCGTGCTCCCGCAACATGGAGAGCAGATACTCACGGGCGTCCATTCCGTTTAGCCGAGTCGCCATCGGAAACTGAGAGCGCATCCTGACCCTAAAAATCCCAGTTGAAGTCGTCATCCTCATCCTCCTTCTGTTCATTGGGCCACCGCGCGTATACCGCCCCACTATTTAGCGGCCTGCTGGTGTCCCATTCCAGTACAATCAGTGTACCATACAAGTTGAGATCTGCGATTGTGCCTGCGTGGAGCCCACCCACCCCGCTACTGGAGAACCATTCGTCCACGGAAAGTATATGCAAAGCCCCGCCATTTTGCATCATAAGATCCCGGGCGAGGGTGAGCCCGTAGCCTGAATGCCCATTACCCGCTTTGCTGGTCACACTATATTCCGTTGCCAGAGTACAGGCGTTTTCCGTAGCCAGGCGATCCCCATATTGTCCACAGCACTCTAGTGTCTGACGAATACCTATTCCACTGTCGATGACCGCGATCTGCGCACGCCGAGCCCGCTTCCATACTTGTCCACAGACAAAACCATATGGCTCGGACTCCATTCCTCCAGCATGAGCAACACAGTTACCTAAAATCTCCACCACTAGACTGTAGATGCTGTACTTGGTCACGTCGTCAGTACAAATAGGCTGGAACAACTCAATAATTTGGTCAGCAATTTGAGACACGTCATCGTCTGACTGAATGGATGTCAAAGGCTGGAAACGACCCGTTTCTCGATACTCATTCATAAGAACCGGGGGTTCCTGTCCCAGAACCTGCCAAAGATGCATCCGTGCCGCATAATGCTCCAAATCTCCCTTTGGCATATGAACGGTCCGGTCTGTGGCAGCGTTCATCTTTGCTGCCAGAACGGCCAAATGATAAGGCTTGATGAAGGCAGGATTTGTGCAACTGCCTTGTCTGATCAGATCATCTGTTTGGCGATGCCATGAAATGAGTTCGCTAATGCTCGTGGTTTCCATGGAAAGGTATCCTTAACAAAAATGGTGAAGATTGCTTTACTGTTCATCATGAGCACCATCCTAACCAAACAGGAAGCAATCTTCGGCTGCACTATGAAAGCCGTTGGCGATGCGCTTGGGATCGGTCGCCAAGCCGTTTACCAGTGGCCCGA harbors:
- a CDS encoding 5' nucleotidase, NT5C type, with protein sequence MARRVFVDMDGVIVDFAAYMQSSGLTAAEIKRQPGAYLAMPPIDGALEAVRSVIDLGFEVWIATKPPTGIAFAYADKAAWIFQHLPELERRLIITHDKGLLGDAGDYLCDDRPHRANCANFPGTLLAFVDGFHWPQALAVLRGVKQAE
- a CDS encoding DUF1289 domain-containing protein gives rise to the protein MRRRSPITRKLIPIILFSMGLLMIKLLTLSNLMVSAKGSADCFTAQGENGLQPDSPCLGYCTTALGDDVCKACGRTFEEVSRWIVMTPEEKAAVWLRLNQNGFWEKQRIRLQKTDREEDLS
- a CDS encoding DUF4326 domain-containing protein, with translation METHDCRQAFYVGRSSSGRLSPLGNPYAIGPDGEREAVIERYRAWLAARIAERDPVVATALLSIQPGQALACHCAPAPCHAEVIAAALDAGVQAQLRHRTARTLRYAGIGSRHTPKHVLAQMQKIAHRLSELGYTLLSGGAEGADSAFEQGCFGRKEIYLPWPGFRQLQGRHCVTLPSSEAFRVAEVGHPAWGKLKASAQSLMARNSHQVLGADLRSPVDFVVCWTPDGCENAATRSRATGGTGQAIALADLWGIPVINLAHAKKAMAKLAEQVSREVIC
- a CDS encoding ATP-binding protein gives rise to the protein METTSISELISWHRQTDDLIRQGSCTNPAFIKPYHLAVLAAKMNAATDRTVHMPKGDLEHYAARMHLWQVLGQEPPVLMNEYRETGRFQPLTSIQSDDDVSQIADQIIELFQPICTDDVTKYSIYSLVVEILGNCVAHAGGMESEPYGFVCGQVWKRARRAQIAVIDSGIGIRQTLECCGQYGDRLATENACTLATEYSVTSKAGNGHSGYGLTLARDLMMQNGGALHILSVDEWFSSSGVGGLHAGTIADLNLYGTLIVLEWDTSRPLNSGAVYARWPNEQKEDEDDDFNWDF
- a CDS encoding RES family NAD+ phosphorylase yields the protein MAESFYDGLTLSDTHQTLIRNIISLRVSEDLFNDLSVSPEDWTVAQRHEAAAKPPHYTSQTPAINRPFEEAEWFAAIWFPFKNWTVSRYSDGSFGVWYGADTVETSVYETVHHWRSRLLRDAGFEQMVISGGRESITVDRLLYGVRCDAALVDLRPRVAEYPALVDAESYHFSQPIGIRLKTEGHPGLVTISARCIGDVYAVLNPDVLSHPKIQSYLTYRLTQHGVQVNQEAGNSKGADAAWMCVP
- a CDS encoding STAS-like domain-containing protein; the protein is MTTSTGIFRVRMRSQFPMATRLNGMDAREYLLSMLREHDVVVLDFENSAPTPSFADECVGRLAQTLGFGSFKSRIRMANVPSPAKPLIKHVVMRRTREVAVP
- a CDS encoding MbcA/ParS/Xre antitoxin family protein encodes the protein MTQTAVISDRENKIHDRIVLAKMLMKAFELWMVDNEGQLALLGLAAENRAALSRYRKGEPLGANRDLLERAGHLLAIHKNLRLLFPHDRDLAYQWMTTRNRAFDYRTPVEVVREWGFTGLLMVRAYLDHARGE